Within Acanthochromis polyacanthus isolate Apoly-LR-REF ecotype Palm Island chromosome 3, KAUST_Apoly_ChrSc, whole genome shotgun sequence, the genomic segment cacaggatacgTCTTTCGACAtgtttgtttaagaaatgagatgctcctcactgcatcagctagggttaaataagttgttggaGCTGAAActtattcatcactgcagtaattatccagtggAAGGCTCTTATctgtttgcttagttaaatcaaGGTGGcgacttttcttttttggccAGGAAGTGCATTTACATGTGTGTGTCATAACATAGGATAAAGGTCAGCACTCAGGTTCCAAGAGGTAAATTCAAAGGAGAAGTTTGATATTAGAAAGAAACAGTGGCTGATTCTGCAATAATTAACACTCAGTTGTGCTTGCAGCAGTGTGGTGTGTGGGAGGACGTAAGTGGTTGACACATTGACTTGTGATTTCTAGTCTATGACCCCACTCTCTGTCTGCCCGGTCTAATTTCCAACATAGTGGTTATATCATGATGTCAACGAAATGCAGTTAAGcataatatatatacataattatatacagtatgttacaacagaaacacaaagaacaatgaGTGGTATAAACATGTTAGGCATAAAAATTAGATAAGATCTACTTCATTCATCCCGGAGGACATTGTTAAGTTTGTGCAGTATAGATGAAATCTGTGGAATATTAGTACTTTTCTAACAGTatttatacacatttttaaaaaatctgtgcaataccaTTGATATGTGCAATGCTGCTGTTTTACACATCCAGGGGAATCTGGACAATTTGAATATCCACATACAGAAGAACCAGTGCTTTTCATTGAACTATTttaaagaaacagcagctgattttTGCGGTAATTTTCGCTAAGTTGCACATGCAGCAGTGTGCAATGTAggacagaaaagcataaaaattacaaataataataataaacaacatGTACAGAGTTTTCTAAAATAAGTAAAACAGGTACAAAGACAAAAGacgaaaaaataaaagcatgtaaatttaaaaaaaataaaataaacacgaAAAAAGTACAGTATTTTAAGAAAATAGTGTTTGGGTTGTCGCACTAATTTCCAGTAAGTTGCACATGTAGCGGTGTGTTATGAGGCAGAGCAGAAAACAATAAGATCTCAGACAGAAATAGACTTGGCTGTTGTTGGGGGGAAAGCTCGCTTCGTTGGTGTTATGCTAATAACACATGTGAGTGTGAAATTTCCCCAGACAAAAGGGGGTGAAAGATGAAGAAAGAAGGGGGATGGTGCGCAGAgacgaaggaggaggaggaagaggaggagagaaaataaaaaaggaaagaaaaacccCCAGAAAAACCGCTCTCCGGTGGGCGTGGTCACCGGGATCAGGGCTTCCTGCTCGGATGAACACGTGGTTCCTCTTCCGCGTCTGCCTTCCTGCtgcctgtctgtcagtgtgtgaaGGTTTTCAGCCCGTCTTCTCTCACTCCTCGCTCTCCCTTTTATCCTCCCATACAGCTACAGCAGCACgcctcctcttttcttttttctttttctgcccgcacctccacctccacctcctcttcttcccgcTCCGGCTGCACTTTTCCTCCGTCTCTTTGCGACGGCTTTCCGGGACTGCCGACAGCCAGGCCGCGGTCAACGTGCATCTGAGAGTAGGAGGGgagtgtgcgtgcgtgcgtgagtgtgtgtgtgtgagagagagggagaaagtgtgtgtgtgtgtgtgtgagaaagtgtgtgtgagtgagtgagtgcgTGTGCGCCCGCCCGCCCCGCAACCCCCGTCGCCGCTCTCCTGCCTCCTTTTTCGGTCATGACGCTGGAAGCGATCCGCTACCGGACCGGGTCTCTGCAGATCCtcaaccagctgctgctgccacaccAGACCGTGTACGATGACATCCGCTCGGTGCAGGACGCTTACGAGGCCATCAAGTCCATGAAGGTACGGGGCTCctctcccttcctcctcctcctccctccctccgctGCACGCCTGCTGCATGTGCATTTATCCCCGTCATGCATGTGCTTCCCGTCGGCTCTTTTGTGCTCCCACCGTCCGCCGCCGAGCCTCCATACCGTCGgcctgtatttttgttttggatGCAGCTTCCCACAACCCTCcacccccttttttttaaagacaatccATCCTTTATTTCTAGTTTTCACATTATCACGTACAAGCTCGATAAAACAGGTATCTGCACAAGAGCCACCCACCCATGAAATatgcctccccctcctctttctTTGGGAGAGATTATTGATGAATTATTAATGACCTTTGCCAGGGTTTTTGTTcgccttttttttctctttatttttggtCTTGTGCTGCACTCAGTGACACTCATGTCTCCACACCTGGATACTTCTAGTGTTGAACGCATGAGTTGTGTAACAGCTGGAAACATTTTGCAGGTGTTTGTTAATCGGAGCTGTGCAGATATATTTTCACTCTTTTgtcttttcacacacacacacacacacacacacacacacacacacacacacacacacacacacacacacacacacacacagcagcagctactTGTTTGATCCTGGCACAGTGAAGGAATGTGCCGTAAACAGGAGAGGGTGATGTCATGTTAGTGGAAATGACTTCACAGGGATGAGATCATCCACTCAGAGCCACGGTGACAATTTTGGACACTTGCAGCTCCTCGGTGGTGTGAGAGAGCTAAAGTTTGCACATAAACCAAGGctgcactggaaaaatgcccctctcaaaacaagaaagaacCCTATTTCAAGGaagttttaccttgaaataagtgaaaaaatctgctaatagaacaagtgaaaatggcttggtgagatttctagaaataagatgtgatatttagaatattgagatcttaaaattagctgggaaaacttaatTTAAGccatattttaccaggattgtcaagcttaggtgtcttaaaataagccagacatgctcaaaaaagcatttttttttttactcaaaaatagatttttgctttcatgtaacctcctaatttgagatgtattaaccctcctgctgtcttcatttacgggcaccaaaaaatattgtttccttgtctgaaaacaatcggcaaaaggaaaaaaaacaaatttctgaaaatttgcaaaaccttcaggaggaaaattccaatacttccttaaaagtttcacttaaaagttttaattttttttaaaaaatccccaaatttggcaagaaaattcttgtaaatattttcaaaaaatgagtaaaaatcttccccaaaaaaatcctaaaaatatctaaaatgattccatatatatcagtaaaacttctaatattttatttaagaaaaattcttaacttttctttttttcgacaaaaaaagttcaacaatctcccaaaaatgttgaaaatgtggacatcagaagtttcactgtgaagatgtatttttttccaactttaaaacgggtcagttttggcctgcaggacgacacgagggtaaACTTGTTGaatcttcttgtaaaattcaactcaaaacaagatcatttcaagattgtttgacttaagatatttaagatgcattgtcttaaaacaagtccctccatcttgctgaaatgtcacttgttaagtgaatttatcttaaatcgagtgggatgagacattttgactaagaataggacaaacagacttggtaagattttgagtttttgtagtGTGATGTGATGCGTTCGCTGTCCCCTCTCCTCCAGGTTCGTGGAGCTCCGGCCATCGCCATTGTCGGCTGCCTCAGCCTTGCCGTGGAGCTGCGGGCCGGCGCCGGGGGCGACGACCCCTTGACCTTCATCAGGGAGTCTCTGTGTCACCTGACCTCAGCCAGGCCCACCGCCGTCAACATGGGCCGAGCCGCCCGCGAGCTGATGGAGTTTGCCGAGAACGAGAGCATGGAGAAGAACTCGGAGCAGCTCAGAGAAAGGTGGGCTGGTTTCAGGGATGTGAGGGTGTCCAAGCTGAGGCTGGATcactgatttgttgtttgtcagtggTGTTGATTTGGTTCATTGAAACACTTATTACTGATATATttgtgtctgcctgtctgtgggGTCGTGTTTAACCCTCCGAACCCAaagcagtttctgttttttttgccactgtcatatttttgctttctgttgactcatttttcacaaTAATATAAATTCCTccatagaaacagcacaaccacactggaaaaaatgccacaaggttgctcagtcgttgtatgatttctgactgataagtcccaataagtgtGCAGCGGTTGagttgtagtaggattgcaatcatgtgatcataaGCAGGTAACTGACATAGTGTtctcttgttgtcatggttacagtgacactttgccgctatctcgcaatgatacagaaatcttaaacaaatccatggatccaaactataagccgcatcactgccaaaatctaatcacttggtccgtgtgtcatttctgaccatcactgaaaatttcatccaaatctgtttgtccgtttttgggtaatgttgctaacagacaggcggacaaacgtacgcctatcgtcacataactctgccatgttcCTTGATGGAGTAAAAATTGTACAAACGTGAAACCTGAGTCCATTCAAGAATTTCATGTTGAAAGTGTttccaatactggaaaaaagcAAAGTGACCTTAAATCCTATAACTGTTTTCTactcacattttaaatgtgtctcctgtctgctctgtgtaaacactgcctgcagttcatctgaaaacttccagaatttttgtcacatgattgttggtcacagctgagtcacgaATGGCTTCAAAATTGTGTTGAGGAacacattatttgtttttatttagttagttttttttaaaagactctTCTCACTGCAaactgcaatttttaaaatcaaagctgGCATGTAGAGATTTCTATAAAATTTCACGATGTCATCGAAAGTGAGCATGCAATGCAGCAGAAATCACTGTCCGAGCGGAGTGCTGAACACGGACATCGATtcatcgttagttgcagccctagtctGTAGCTTTACTAAATTCCCACAAACAGGGTTTGCTGTGGGATGACTTTCTCATTGGGAACCTGATTAGTATGAGCTATGTTCAGATGCCagtcgtgtttttttttgtttgtttttttttgttttgttttttttgccaagaCCCTACTTTGTAATTTTCCGTCATCTTGCTGATCATTTCTGACCAAAAGCCTCAACATGTATGTAACTTCTGAGCCAGTAAATCTATTTAAAGGTACCCAACAGAGTACCATATTTGATCACTTGGAGTGGGGCCAGGTTTTCCCACGTGGCTCcctgatttgtttgtttgttttcatgcacCAGGATTCATGTGCACATCAGTGACATGATGCACATTCCTGCCAACAGCTTCACACTAATTCACTGGTCTTCTGGTGGCAGTTAAGTGccagaaaactgcagcaaagtGCCAGTAAAGGCAGGTAGGAAGAAGCAGACGGTTAGCGAACACACAAGGATGTGAACAATGCTGGCTTCAAACTTTTTAGAACGACCTGCtttgcaaatattttataaGGACAGAAATACATTTGCATTTGAAAAACATTTGTTAAGCCTAAAGGAAGCACAAAGTTTGTTTTGGTGAATGCAAACAGAACTTTTAACGTTCTGCTTATCAGCTCTGTATGAGTCACGTTGGTTAGAACCTGTACTGTTTTTCGAAAAGATCTTgacttgtttttctcttctggATGGTTTCTGCCGGGATAGCTGCTGCTGTAATTCTTCCTCGTTCaacatcagctgcagctgtgctTTCAAAAAAAGTTGTGAAAGTTATCACTTAACATATAAAGTGACAATTGGGAAATTCACATTCTAAATGCTACAGTCAAATAATTGTTAGAGTGAAAAGAAATGCTCCAAGAGGTGCTGTTTTTACTGTGTTCATTTGCTCAGGACGACTGTAGTATTTCATTCAGATAAACAGGAAAGAAGCAGAATTCATTTGAAATCTTGAGAAATATGTTTGATTGGTGATGAAAGAATGAGATTCAGATGGTGAACGTCTGTACCGTTAAGACGACACTCCAAGTTTTGGGTGGAGATTCACTGATTTGAAACAACCTTAGGTGGCGCTACGGCATCAGATATGGAGAACTAACATTAAGAGGCAGAGTGCATATATGTATAGCTACAGGTACAGTATAGGGCTGACTGTTAATGGATTTTTGATGCTGATACCGACTCTTTCCAGTAGTGCATTTCACAAACTATTCAGCATCTGACTGTGAAGACACTGTTTGAGTCCACACCACTGTCTGCTCAGCGGTGATacatgctctgctacatgtgctgcacacaTTGCTAAGAGTGGAAATGTCAGAGATAGGGATCGGGGTTGattaagatattttttaaaaatgataggTACCAACACAAGCCTTGTTCTCTGCGAGTGTTGTTGACGCTAATTCAGCACAGTGGACATCCACCCTGTGCTGGTACTGCTGTGTTAGGCAACACAGATATAGATCCTTTAATAGTTTCAAAAACATGAGCAATGGCCTGGGCTCCTTCATCATCACACAAGACTTAGTCGTGGTCCTGTTGCTGCCTGCAGGCTTAGTGGCCGCCTCCTCTGGTCGATGAAGTGTTAAACAGTAAGATGTTTCCCCCGGTGACGCAAATAGGTAATACTGCTAAATTTACAGTACTCAAAGTGTGCATTATTTAAGAAAATGATAATGGTTGGAACTGAGTATCTGCAGACACTAAATCTTTATTCAGATGTCCCAAGCTGAGAGTATTGTATACACTGGAGTCCGAGCCACTCAGCTGGACACAATGTGTTATTACACATATTGTAAATAACCTTGAGTgcctttttctgtctcatgttCTTTAGAATAAACTTTTTATATTGCTGCATATGAGACATCTTATATACCGAGACCAATATATGTGTGACAGACCAAAATTGGTGAATTATATCGACCAAGCTCCAGTAAATTCTATTCCTGTCTTTGTGTGCAGCGTGGCCTCTATACTGTCACAGCGTATATCGATGTCCCTCTGCCTTTCCAGTGTAAGTCTGtagtgtgtaaaaaaaacaactaaccaTCTGCAAACTATTGAACTATCTggacataaaataaaactaagtatgtaaatacatattttacattatcaaactatttttaaaaaatgatgagaGAATCTTGGGTaccaatgaaatcacaatgtgagggatAACCTCTTTAAATAGTATTCATTTcagacagtttggtcaatatttgtgcgaTACTTCTGTCACTAAAATAGGAgttgctcttttaagatgcattgtacattgaatttttttttcacaaaattacttttttaatgtGGAATACAGTCTTTTTGATTGTTCCCCTTAAGGTTATTGTCTGTGTCTCAATTTTTTCCTTACCTGctgataaaaggaaaaaaaaatcacaattataAAGTCCCTGTCTGGTCGTTGATTAAATCCCTAGAAACTCatctacacatttaaaaaattgcatatttaaaatattttgtcattaaaataaTGAACTCTTCTTGCCTTAAAATGACTTCGATAAAGTTCTGATTTGCAATTTTTAGGACTGTCTCCAGGACACTGCTGCTTCGAGGTAGAAATGTTAATCCATGGCGCTGGCTGCTTATTTCATAGTATGTGTTGTAGCATTTAAAAAGTACCACACGCACAAGTTTACattgttaaaaatgtgatttccaGTGAAGATTTTAATGAAGCAAGCAACACCTCCCCGAGCCTCTTACCTGCACCGCCTACGAATACAATCAGTGAATATCAGCTTCTATAGTAGATTCTGAAACGGTCAGAAGGGACTGATCCACATTATATGGAGCTCCTCAGTCAGAGTCATTATATAAAATCAGCTTTTCTGTTCTAAGTTGCCGTCATTCAGTCACGGCGAGTTGCCTGTAGCAACCGTATAACAGCTTTCATGGTAATGACTCACTTAAGTCTCATGCAGGGTGATGTATAGAgtctggaaaaagaaaacactggtgtCAGATCAGGAATGTATACCGCCAGACACTCTGAACTGAGAGTCTCTGCGTCAAAGCTTTCATGGTCTTGACTGATTAAGACTACCAGTAAATCTCATTCCTGCTGTCAGAGGCAGTATTTGTGGTGCTtaatggttcattttaactgttgATTGTTGTTTAGAACAGTTAATGATGTTTCACTGTGAGACTGTCAGACGGTATAACAGAACATTTAAACATCGTCTGCTACAGTTTGAACCACAGAGTGACACAGCTCAGGGAGACACATAgagtatttttgtttcttgagtCGAACTTAAGGATCCACTGATTTTGGACCTGGCTAATTACCTGATTCTGgatttttcaactttgtcattATTAGGTTTTTTTGGGTTTGGTTGACGCTACTTTGTCAcctctttctgtctgtagtCACTCTGAGCTCTCGACCAATGGCCTGCCAACCACATTGTCTGACTGGTTAAACATCATGAGTACCAGCCAGTCAGCTCTGAAGGATATATactgacatgttttcttttaattaaacatggAATCATGATTAAATAAAGACGTTTCAGTTAGGTTTTATGTTGTAATTTGCGGTACTCTAAATTCCAACACCAGGATTTAAATTTTTGTGCAGATATATTTCAAATATCTGTTTCTGGTCTCCTTAATTGCTAATAATCTGTATTGGTGGAAAAGACAAACTAGATGAAACTTCCATGTTGAAATTATTTTACCAGATATTCCCTTACAAATAAATTTAGATAAATGAGAAATGCAGTATAGAAAACTAAAAAGATATGACTATGATGCAGTACTGAAAGTACGAAAGCTAAAATAAGAGTAGAATAGTATTAATACTGGCAGTGATACTCATGCAGTAAAGTAATATCACATGTGATAAtacaatattgcacatgaaataTTGCATctaaaaaatgaatttgttgAATATAGACCAGCCTCCAAAAAacttatccatccatccattatctgtacacctcttaatcctcattagggtcgtggcaggggctggagtctatcccagctgacttaaggtgaagacagaggacaccctgaacaggtcaccaatctatcacagggctacacagagagtcaaacaatcacactcacattcacacctacgcgCAATTTAgcgttaccagttaacctcagcatatttttggactgtgggaggaagccagagtacctgaagaaaacccacacatgcacagggagaacatgcaaactccatgcagaaagattcaggaaagccgggacgtgaaccgggattttgtagctgcaaggtgaaagtgctaaccaccaccccAATGTACCGCCCCCAAAAAACTTATGTGAAAGAAAAAGACTAAAGAAGTGCTGAGTGGCAGGAAGGTAGGAGTCAAGTATGTGAAGTGAGAATAATGAAAAGAAAGTGAGGGACACAAGGACAATGTAGTGCAACTGTGGTGAAAACATCAAGAAAGAGATTGGGAATCAAAGAACAGACGAGGAGATGAGACATTCAGCTAAGTTGTACCAGCAGACTTGGACATGTCCAGCCCACAGACAAAGCTTCTTCTCAATTCCCACCTCTTGTTGCCCCCCTTCTGCAGTGTAATCGGCTGGATCGAGGACATGCTGGAGCGTGACGTCAACGACAACAGGAAGATCGGTAACTATGGAGCCCAGCACATCCTGTCCGGCGTCCCGCGGGACTCGGTGACCATCCTGACGCACTGCAACACCGGCTCTCTGGCCACGGCTGGATACGGCACGGCACTGGGTGAGACCGGAGCTCCGGGGCTGAATGGGAAAAGACTGTGATTGTTGGAAATATTTATAGCGCTGTAACTGTAATGATGACTCTGTGTGTAGGTGTGGTGAGAAGCCTCCACGCACTGGGCAGGCTGAAGCGTGTTTACTGCACGGAGACGAGGCCGTACAACCAGGGAGCCAGACTGACTGCGTATGAGGCCGTAGCAGAGGGAATCCCTGCTACACTCATCACAGACAGCATGGCGGCTCTCACCATGAGGGAAATGGACATcacaggtgtgtttgtgtggcaaGCATTTATCAGATGAATGTGGCAGATTATCAGTCATAATTTTAACTACCTGTAAATCCACTGTAACTAGTCAGAAGTTTTATTCCAGACATGCATCAGGTCATTTTGACTGAAATGCAGATGTCTGTAATTCAGTTATGACCAGTCAGAATAGTTTTTGGAGGTATCACAAACAGCTTTATGACAAGTTTGGATTGTTGTGTATTGAGGTTTcctgaaaaaaaagtttaaagtgTGTTGTGAAATAGGAAAAGCTCATCAAAAAGGAATTTTTGGAGACCAAGGGATTAGTTTATTTGGTACTTGTTGTCTAAATTGTGATTATCGTTGCAGTGCCGTTGTATGTTTGAAAAGCAAACCGCTTGTGATGGAACTAACTCCAGATATCAAACTCTATAAGTATCTGTAATTCCATTTTGACTCCTCATAGTTCCAGTTTGACATACTTAGGGCATCATTCTGACTAGCTAGGATATAAGCATATCTAAAAACGGACAATGTAGATATCTGGATATGAGGGGAGTTAAAGGCATTTAACTTTTCATAGAAAAACTAGATATGTTTTTCAGATTATTCCATTATTCAGTTCTTCGTAATATAGAAGAATATTTTTGGTTTCATCGAGACCATTCTTCTGATCCACGGTTGCCATTTCAGATATGTCGTCATTATTCCTTGAACAAATGATGTCACTTTTACTACTTTGCATACTGTCTATGGGGTGTCTCATTACAGATATCTGCTACTGATTTATGGCTAGTATTATTTCCAGTTGTAGATATCTACAGTTTTCCTGACTAGTCATAATTCTAGTTCGACATATCTTTATTCCCTTCACTTCAGTATCTCGACATCGTCCTTTTTAGATGTCTTGTAGTTAGAAGTCACGATGATGTAGATGTTCTGAGCTAGAATTTGTCAGGATGTAATTACAAAATTCTTTGCTCATGAGCTCTTCTTGATCCACTGCATTCTATAAAGATCGTATCCGCCACAGCAGCAGCCATAGCTTCTGCTAACACTGTTCAAATACTTTTCTGGACCAGTATCCAACATCAAACCTTGCATGAGCAGTATCATGCAGTAATGACTTTAAGACTAATCCTTGTGACTTTTCAGATACCTGCAAGTATTATATTGATGGGTTCAAACTGAATTACAGGCATCTGTCATTTTGACTGGATTGGCATTTAtgatatctgtaattttaattCAGGGTAGTCAAATTCAGCTATTGAATGTTAATATGGCTTTATGATGAGTGTAGATATGACACTGGAGTTAATTCCAGTCATAAATCAGTTGCTGATATCTGCAGCTGAATTGTAGATATGTGATGAGAAACTTAGTACACATGAATGGTAACCAGGAAAAATGAAAGTACAAATATGTTGCAATGCATACCTAGCCCagctattaaatgttaaaagagCTCATACAGTGTGTGAAGTGTTTGTGTATATCGTCATGCCAATTTGAAATACTATTTCAAACTAAGTTCCTCCTGCTGTTCCCCCATCAGCTGTGGTGGTGGGTGCAGACCGGGTGGTTGCCAACGGTGATACAGCCAACAAGGTGGGCACGTATCAGCTGGCCATCGCTGCCAAGCATCATGGGATTCCTTTCTACGTGGCGGCGCCCAGCACATCGTGCGACCTGAGCCTGGAGAGCGGCAGGGACATCATCATTGAAGTGCGCCCCCCGGAGGAACTGACCAGTATAAATGGAGTCCCCATCGCTGCCCCGGGTAAGAACGGAGGGGGACAAGACACAACCTTTTAAAGCTCTAAAATGACAGGAGCAGGTGCACACTAGAGCATTGACAGTGAGGGGAAAAGTATCAGTGAACCTTCACAGACTTTATCGAACATTCAGTGAAAGAGTTTGTAAGATCTTTGAATGCTGTGTGAGGAGCAACTTTGAAACCGATTCAACTTTTACCAACTTTGGTatattttttagtatttctttgcatttaatctATGTCTTATATTAGGAAATAGATTTGTTCTCAGAGTGCATTTTTATGCGCATTTTGAGGCATCATATTTAAAAAGGTTAGTGGAAATGgttaaattgaagaaaacatttaattgcCAATTTCACAAAGTTATTATTCTCACTTGAGGgggttttgatgtttttcttacaagaaaaagacatttcCAATACCAGCATGTCCaagagcagctgaaatgaaagaaaaattaccACCTGCCTGAATGAAAACAATTCTGAAggcatcttgtttttttctagCAGATGACCAAAGTTtaattatttcttcttttttttagtgaatgGTCAACAACTGGCTTTAATTCAGGCTTCTTCACTGTGTTTATTACAGCCATAGCCTGCAGCGCCACCTTATGACGCTGCTATGCAAGCTAGTTGTTTATTTGCTCCAAAGcatttaatggaaaaaagaaaattcatcTCTTTAATAGTTATTCAGAAACAAGGACGCTGTCTTAACTGCAGACCATCATACTCACCGTGGCACTTATACACTTCCCACAGGCTCACTGTGATTGATTAAAAATTCTGACCCTAACAAGATAGGATTGTACAGAAACAAAGGTGGACATGCAGCAACTGTAGCAGTTCACACTCCAGTTGATGTTTGCTTTCTGCCCCTTAGACCCAGAGACCGTTAAGACTTCTCCATCCTTTGTTTTTATCATTGAAATGCAATGAATTGTAGGTAAGAAAGGGCACTAAATATGCATAGAACAGGTTAAAAATAGATGTAGAGGCCTTAATGCACCTGGAGTTTTCTCAGCAGAACGGTCCTGAGTCTCAGAGTGAACTCGGAAGTGCGTTTTAGTTGTGTTTGTGAGAGCTGAGAGTTGAGTCATTTAATCTCTAATTATGAACAGCTGAGAGGAGCTCGGTGACATCACAGTAATTAAACTCCTTTAATGAGCACACTGGTCTCTGGAGAGGAGCATGTGTtcatgtacattatttttcctcTCACACTAATCAcataattattatatatatatatatatattttttttctgttaataaatgtcattaaaagTCCAAGACTGCAAAGCGTCTGACATGTAGACCTTCAATGAAGTTGGTTTAACTGATGAAGTCATACAGCAGCACCACTGTTGTCCAGAGAAACACGACAGTGAGCGTCACTGTTAGACTGAACAACTGTCCTTTATTACGGTCAAAAGTACAAGCGCTGTGGTTTACACTGAGTCAGTTCCACAAACAGTCCTGCTGCTTTATGTGGAATCACACAGGAGTGAAGTAAATGTGTGTAAATTCACTGCTGACAATAGTGTTTAAATGATGTTTGCTAAAAACTACAACAGACACCTGTTTGGgggaaattactcaaaaatgaaagtaagtgtgtgtgtgtgtatatatatatatatatatatatatatatatatatatatatatatatatatatacacacatacatacatatatggcTCACAGGTTAAAAAAGTTCCAAAATATTAAGAGATTGTCTGGCCTGTTTTTTAAGGGCATCAGGGCCATCAGAGTGTTTGAAGATAAATCTGAGGAGTTGGAGACGTTTCCAGAAGGCACAGTCCATTATGTAATGACAGCCTCTGGTCTTAGTACAGCTGCCATTAGAACCACTGGACGAGTGCAGTGAGAGTTGATG encodes:
- the mri1 gene encoding methylthioribose-1-phosphate isomerase, encoding MTLEAIRYRTGSLQILNQLLLPHQTVYDDIRSVQDAYEAIKSMKVRGAPAIAIVGCLSLAVELRAGAGGDDPLTFIRESLCHLTSARPTAVNMGRAARELMEFAENESMEKNSEQLRESVIGWIEDMLERDVNDNRKIGNYGAQHILSGVPRDSVTILTHCNTGSLATAGYGTALGVVRSLHALGRLKRVYCTETRPYNQGARLTAYEAVAEGIPATLITDSMAALTMREMDITAVVVGADRVVANGDTANKVGTYQLAIAAKHHGIPFYVAAPSTSCDLSLESGRDIIIEVRPPEELTSINGVPIAAPGIEVWNPAFDVTPHQLITGGIITELGVFLPSELQAALTGRLTAL